The Neomonachus schauinslandi chromosome 11, ASM220157v2, whole genome shotgun sequence genome contains a region encoding:
- the LOC110593458 gene encoding olfactory receptor 52M1-like, with amino-acid sequence MLTSHNVCSIPSSFQLTGIPGLESLHMWLSIPFGSMYLVAVVGNVIILAVVKVEHSLHRPMYFFLCMLAVIDLVLSTSTMPNLLGIFWFGAGDIGLDACLAQTFLTHCFAIVKSGIFLAMAFDRRYVAICNPLSHTTVLTHAVVGRLGLAALFWGILYIGPLPLMICLRLPLYQVLVISHSYCEHMAVVTLACGDIRVNDVYGLSTGFLVLILDSMAITASYVRILWAVMGLATPEAQLKTLGTCGSYICAIRIFHVPIAISSLIHRFGHQVPPPIHTLLANFYLLIPPILYPIVYAVHSKQIHERLLQILKIETKTK; translated from the coding sequence ATGCTCACTTCTCACAATGTCTGTTCAATACCCAGCTCCTTCCAGCTCACTGGCATCCCAGGGCTAGAGTCCCTGCATATGTGGCTTTCCATCCCCTTTGGCTCCATGTACCTGGTTGCTGTGGTGGGGAATGTCATCATTTTGGCTGTGGTAAAGGTGGAGCATAGCCTGCACCggcccatgtacttcttcctgtgTATGTTGGCTGTCATCGACCTGGTTCTGTCTACTTCTACTATGCCCAACCTGCTGGGAATCTTCTGGTTTGGTGCTGGGGACATTGGCCTGGATGCCTGCCTGGCCCAAACGTTCCTCACCCACTGCTTTGCCATAGTCAAATCAGGCATCTTCCTTGCCATGGCTTTTGACCGCCGCTATGTAGCCATCTGCAACCCACTCAGTCATACCACAGTGCTCACTCATGCTGTGGTGGGACGTTTGGGGCTTGCTGCCCTCTTCTGGGGTATACTGTACATTGGACCTCTGCCTTTGATGATCTGCCTGCGGCTACCCCTTTACCAAGTTCTTGTCATCTCCCACTCCTACTGTGAGCACATGGCCGTGGTCACCTTGGCATGTGGTGACATCAGGGTCAACGATGTCTATGGGCTGAGCACTGGCTTTCTGGTCCTGATCCTGGACTCCATGGCCATCACTGCCTCTTATGTGAGGATTCTCTGGGCTGTGATGGGGCTGGCCACACCTGAGGCCCAGCTTAAAACCCTGGGGACATGTGGTTCTTACATCTGTGCCATTCGGATCTTTCATGTTCCTATTGccatttcttctctcattcaccGATTTGGTCACCAGGTGCCTCCTCCAATCCACACTCTACTGGCCAACTTCTACCTCCTTATTCCTCCAATCCTTTATCCCATTGTCTATGCTGTCCATAGCAAGCAGATCCATGAGCGGCTTCTCCAAATCCTAAAGATAGAAACTAAGACCAAATGA